DNA from Ammospiza caudacuta isolate bAmmCau1 chromosome 6, bAmmCau1.pri, whole genome shotgun sequence:
GACCAAAACTGGATCTGCTCCTCCATGTAACTTACCTACCACAGGGATAACCCTGATGGACAAGAAAGGTCTTATCAGCTCCTGGTTTGCTCCCAAGCCTCCCCACACCCCTGCCATCCCCAGGACCTGGGCTTCTTCCATGCAATCCTTCACCAACCCACAAATCCAACAGATTTACACAGGATTTTCCAGCTGATGCATCACAGTGTCCATGAGAAGTGGGCAGCCCTCAAAAAAAGGCTGCTCCGATACCTGCTGCTCCAAACACACACAGCCAGTGGCTGTGGGGACCAAGAGCAGGGGATTCTCCCCAGGGATGCCAACGGGAtctgtccctttccctcccaCACCAAGCCAACAGCACTGGTAGCTTATATCCTAAACAATGAGGAGTCAGAGTCTGGGTGTTTCTCCATGGGAACAGGCCcagagtccaacctgtgacctgCACCtgtttatttatatatacatagaTATTCAATATACATCtacatatatttatgtattattaaatatcattataattatatatatatatatatatatatatatatgaaaagaCATACTCTGCACCCGTGGCCCTCTTCTCTTCTTGGCCTCAAATCACATGCTGGTTGATGTTTTTCTGGCTCAGGCTGGTGCTTGtccaggggctgctggtgctgctgcaacCACATCCATGATCCATGCCTGAGGCTCCAATCACCTCCATAGTAATTAGCACAGGGAATTTCTGCTATCCACAGTGGCCACGGCCGGATCTGGCTCCCCACGGCCAGTGCCAGCTGGAGCAACCACCTCCAGCACCAGCTTCATCTGGCAAAAAGGCTCTAAAGGCACggagagaaggaaagggaggaggaggaaacaaacaggagccCCCACAGCTCATGACAGGTTGCTCCTCGCCCTGACACCTCCGTGGGCTCTTTCAGCCTGGAAAACCGGGGGCTCCTCCTTGGCCCCCAAGCCTTGTGACACCTGCTGGGTGTGTTGCTGTCCCCCTCctcctgtttttctcttctctttccctctcccctgcagcCGGAGCTGTCGAATTCCCTCCCGCAGGTTCAGGTGGAGGTGGAGCagcgggagggagggacagccagcccttcccagggcCTGGCGCCCGGGGATTGGGGCAGCGGGAGAGCcggcaggggctgagctgggaggagaaATAGATAAACTATTaaaacagaaaggggaaaaaaaaaactcgAGAGAAATTCCAAGCACTGATCTGGCCGGTCGGGTCGGCTCAAGCGGGAGGCGACGAGCAGGAAGCCTGCGGCTGGGGAAGCTCCAAAGGTAAATGCGGCtctgttctgcttttctttccgTGCTGAAGCCGCCCCAGATGAGGTCAGCAGGCTCTCACCTTCACCCCATTCCCTGTGCATTCCCGTTTTGGCTCTCCTTCGCTCTCCATCCCGCTCCCTGCCTCGGCAcacccaccccacagccccctggCCAGggtcccccctgccctgctcgcTTTCCCCATGGCTGTGGCTCCAGGGAATGCCGTGCCCAGCCATCATTCGCCACCCCACAACATCCACACGCTCCTCTGCCTCCAGTCCGGGGTGTCCCCATGCCAGGATGTGGGAaatgcagcctctgctgcccgTTAGCCGgtgctcctccctccctggccctgggcagccccagcacccactCCCTGCCATCCAACACTGTCCTTTTCCTGGAGCAAGGGGATCCGGGGTTTTGGGGCCTCCCCACACcccctggccaggctgcagtTTGTTTGAGCTTCCTCATTCCGACTATCAGAGGAAATGGTTTAGGAGTGACCCATCCAGAGACAGAGCTGGAGCATCACACCAGGCAGAGACAGCCCCATGCCACCCTCATGAGCGTCTCCCACCCTTTCCCCGTGTGAAATCCAGGTGGGCTGGCTCGTCTCCATCCCATCCTCTTCCTTCCCTGGCCATGGAGGAACCCAGTTAATCTTTTAGGTATAAATCACTCCCAGCCGGTCAAGCTGAACACGTACTGGGCGTCTCTCGTGTACCTTGATCCCTGGTTTCACCCCACGCCTGGCACTAGGCTGCTCCAGAGGGAAGTACCgtgcctgcatccctgctccaaGCCAGAGCACAGACCTCCCCTTCCCATTCCACTCCCACAAACACGGGGGGACCAGCCCTGCTCCTACCCAAAAtcagggtgcagccaggagtgctGAAGCTCCACAGCAAAGAGGAGCCCTGGGAGAGGCTTTCAGCCCTCCTGATTCCCAGATTCCAGGTGTTTACCATGGAAACATAAGCCCTGGGACATCCCTGAGactcccaccccagccccagcatcaCCTGCATCACGTGCATGAGttgtgtggggacagagcccagccttgccaggctctgcctcttCCCACGGGGTCATCACAGTGATGCCAGCTGGGGGGGTCCCTAtgtgccatccctgtgctccctccttGCCTGGACTGTTGTGCCAATCCCCagtccctgggcacagccacaggttAACAACGCGCCGAGGCTCCCAACACGCCGGGGAGCTCTCCAGGTGGGAGCTGCGTTTCCATAAACAAACCAGACTGCTGGTAATTAGCAGGTTCAAGGGCATGtcaggctggaggcagctctgcagcccaggcagggggttggcaggggaaggaggtACCACCGAGCCCCCCAAAGCTGGGGTTTCCCACGGCTGAGCTCATTTCCCCACTTTAGTTTTGGATTCAGTCTGAAGccacatttttttaaatcctgcaACCCCCAGCTGGTCATTAATCACCTCCCACACATAAATTCACGGTTGGGAAAGCCGGGCTGGGAGGCAGTGCGGGGAGGGCAGGTGACACAGTGGCCACCAGGCTGTGGGTGAGACGTGGCTTTGCCTTCCCCGCAGAGCAGCACCCGCCACCCCCAGTGGGAATCACCCCCACCCGACGGGGTGGCCGggccctccctgtgccagcactcaggagctgctcccggTGTGTCCCAGGCCCAGCCCGCCCTGTGGCAGAGGCAGGTGGACTTTGTCCCCCCGGGAGATGCTGGCAGCGCCCGCGCCTGTCATCTGAGCGTGCCATGGCAGGTAGGTGAAATCCCACTTCTCCTCTGTTCTCTGCTGGGAAGGATACCTGTGCAAGCTCAGCCGggggtcctgctctggtgtcACCTCTTAGGGCGCCGAGGGTCCTTCCCAGCCCCCCAAACCGGCTCAGCGTGTTGCTAAACAGCCATGAACGCCACTCGCTGCCAGACCCCCAAGGCAGAGCTTGTTTTTCTAGGATGGCTACAGCAGTCATGATACAACCCTGGGGGGAGCTGGATCAGCTTTCCCATCCAAACCccctcccctctgtgcccccagacCTTTGCAGCGTGTCCCCCGAAATCCTGGTGCCAGCTGCCAACGAGAcgctggagctggtgctgggcagCCAGGTCGAGCTGAACTGCACCGTGCGCTGGGCAGGCACCGAGCACTGCCAGCCCATTCCCACCTGGAGCAAGGACGGGcagtggctgggcaggggcagcagccaggacacTGTCTGGTAAGgagcctgccctggggacatccctcCATCTGCTTTTGGGGGCTGTCACCACACAACCCGACCCACAGCATCGCCCATGTCCTCCTGTCAGGTCTGGCCAAAACTCCtcggagcagctcctggccagcgTCCTGCAGCTCAACCTCACCCAGGATgccgattttggggtgtttgccTGCTGGATCAGCAATGCCACGGCCACCTTCACCCTGCGGCAAGCAGGTAGGGACCTGCTGGTGACAGGGAGGGGGCATCCCACGGAGAGCCCAGGTGCAGGGGGATATTGAGGAGAGTGATAGGGGacctgctgcttctcccacaTTGGTGTGCAAACCCACCAAACCCAGGTGTGCTGCTCACTGTGcctttccctgtcctggcagagGCAGTGGGGCATGTGCCAGCCGTGCTGGCAGCcctcctggtcctgctgctcctggtgctcctggctgtgctctaCGTCCAGTGCCGCCTGAACGCGCTGCTTTGGTACCGGGACCGCTACGGAGAGCTGGAGATCAACGGTGAGCCAGAGGTGTTCCCACTGGGAGCAGTCTCCTGTGGCCTCAGAGGGCTCACACAGCCCTTTCCACGTTATCCCTGCCCCGTGGATCTCCCCAGATGGGAAGCTGTACGATGCCTATGTCTCCCACGCCAATGCCCCTGATGATCGGAAGTTCATCCACTTCATCGTGAAACCGCAGCTGGAAAACCGCCACGGCTACAAGCTCTTCCTGGATGAGCAGAACATCCTGCCCAACTCAGGTAggcaccaggcagggctgggcagggggtggcacgGGGACCTGGGGGCTTGACACCCCTTTTTGCCCACAGAGCCATCAGCTGACCTCATCATGAATGTCAGCCGGTGCCGGCGCCTCATCGTGGTGCTCTCCGTGGCGTACCTGGAGCAGGAGTGGTGCAACAGCAGCTTCAGgtgggagcacagcagctcccacaggaggggagaggggctgcCAGGTCCCTCAGCCTCCTGTCACCCACTTGTCTCACAGGGAAGGGctctggaggctgctggagctttcCAGGAACCCCATCTTCATCGTCTTTGAGAGCCAGTACCGGGAGATCACTCACCCCGCCATCACCCTGCTGAAGCAGCACCGAAGCGCAGTGACCCTGCTGGTGTGGAGAGCCGGCTCCATGGTGAGTGCCGAGCAGGATCCTgacccctcagagccccctttccctccccagcaccccacaGTGCCAATCCTgacccctcagagccccctttccctccccagcacccccaatgccagcctccctgctgccctttgGGGCTGCCCcatggtgagagcagagcagggcccatcCCACCAGCACCACCTTCTATTCCCAGCTCCCCATTTTGGGTCAGCCTCTCTGTTGCCCTCTGGGGCTGCGCCCCGGGCTCCAGAGCTAAAGAGCAGGTTGGGGCACTTACCTTTTGGAGGACAtgtaaaaaacccaaccagaaGAGCCCCGGATCTGGGAGctcacccccaaacccacatGGTCAGGACCCCGTGACACCCCAGGGCCtctccaggctcagctcctggagcagagctttGGCCCAGGGCCACTCCGGCCATTTcggggccaggctggcagccGGAGCCTGGGAGCGTTCTGGCAGGTCGGGCCGGTTTCTCCGCCGTGCGTGGGCACGGTGCCACgctggagcacagccctcagccctcaCCTTGGCCAAGCTCTCAGCGCCAGGGAGAGCGAGCCGGGCCCGGGGAACCCCGCGGGGCCGTGCTCTGGCGGTCCCGGCCCGGCTCATCCCCTCCGGGCCCTGCAGACCCCATCGTCGGACTtctggaaggagctgtgcctggccctGCCGCGCAAGGTGTCCTTCCCGGCGGGAAGGAGCGTGGGGGACCCGCAgacccagctgcaggaggacaaGGACCCCATGCTGATCCTGCACAGCAGCTACCTGGACGGCGCGGGAGACCTGGACCCCGACGGGGACCTCGGCACAGGTCCGTGTCCCCGCTGCTCCTCCCGAGGGGACAGACGTGCGCTGGATGTCACCCCTGTGGCGGCAGGGTGGGTCCTGCCCCTTCCCCCTCCAGCTAAACCCATGTCCCCGCTCCTGCCAGGCCTCCGAGGGCGCATCTTCGGCAgccccccgcccccccgccTCGGTGGGCCCGGCATTCCCAGGGCTCCAGCCTCCAGCGGGATGGAGGAGGCACAGCTGAGGGACGGGCAGCGCTCCGAGATCGATGTCTCGGACCTGGGGTCGCGCAACTACGGCGCCCGCACGGACTTCTACTGTCTGGTGACAGAGGATGACATCTGAGCAGGACCTCAGCTGTCCCCcagcactgtggggacacacagaccaggtcagggctgaggagcccagagTTATGATGGGATCAGAGCCATGGCCatgctgggaaagcaggagcTGGCTCCAGAGTGGAGGACTGGAAAACCATCACCAGGAGCACCCTGCCTGTAATacctcagtgccacccctgggcGCCACCCATGTGGCTGGGCCGTGTCCCTTGCCGTGGGTGGCAGGTATGTTCTTCCTGCACGATGGacagtgctgggatgggtgaTGCTCTCCGAGGAACAAcgtgtcccagccccagggagtgCCCGACAGGAGTGGTGGCAGCACCTTTGTCCCATATGGAAACCCCCGTGACAATAAAAGGCTGCTGCACCCACGGCGTCTGTCCATGAtagggacacaggtgacacagagggagGGGCATTCCCCACTACAGGCAGTGCTTTGATCTGTCCTTCCCATGCCAGGGTCTCTGTCACGCTAACTTGGAGCCATGCCAGGCACAGAGCCTCACCCTGtgctggtgtccccatggcactGCTGTCACCGGAACACTGTCCCCCCTCTCCCAGGTGCCATCCAAATGCAGGTGCAGGTGGGCATCACTCAAGGCCTTTATTTCAGGGGTACACAGGGCGGGGGGGTTGtacacagagagctgcagagccaaGCAGCCCATGCCCCGAGCCTGGACTGTGCCGGTGCCGCTCACTGtgggggctgctccagcccctccgcCCGCTCCCCCCATCCTCCCACCCCTCTACCTACTCTACATCGTCCCCCCggggtgccctgtgccccccaagcctgggggctcccccagccccaaacccaccgGCAGCCCAAagccacccccagcccagccgtGTGTCCCCTCCCGtgagctgtggcacagagagCTCTGGACCCGTctgcacccagcacagggacaccggggacatCTCCCCACCCACGGGGTGACACTGCTCAGCAAACATGACCCGGACGGCCCTGCCTGgatcctgctgtgccagcagggcccagccctggcagcagctggtgaggAGCCACTCTGCCACAGTGAGACAGTCCCCGCAGGGTGACAGATGGGGCCCTGAAGCTCTCCCAGGCTTCCCGCAGCGAGGGCATAGAACCCCGTCAGACACaaccccctgcccaccctccacAGCAAAGGGGGAATGCAGCGCTGTCACAGcgtcccttcccagctccctgcagctgctgtgccaccccATAAATGTGGGAAGCCACCTCAGAGCCCTCCAAGCCCCCAAGCCATGCAAAGCTCCATCCCccccccagccagggcagaaCAAAAGTGTAACCTGCAGCGCATCCCGCTCTGGCACAGGGCACGgacagccctggccctgcagctcagggagctgggatgaaGCTCCACCAGAAGCCCCCTTGCCCCAGAATCGCTCTACAGGAGCCTTCCCAGCTCCCTACAGTTCCTGCCCCCCTGTCAAGCCAGGACAAGCCAAGTTTTGCAGACAGCTGCCTGAGCATGGGGACCATGGGGCAGCTCCCTCCTAACTGGTGCCCCACAGCAGagccaaaagcagctgctgggtttaaggctgggcaggagggaggacAAGTGTCCCCCAGCCAGGGAAGGGGACCTGGCAGAGGGGGGAGGCATGTGGGACATAGGGATTAGGCTACAGAGTGGGGGTCTGGTGGCGAGCAGCCTCCCCACGGCATGGCTCGCAGCACGGAGCATCCCAGCGAGGCATTCCAGCTCCCAGGGTGTCCTCACAGGCTGAGGAAGTCCTCCTTCCGGTAGCCCTTCTGCAAGGAGACAGCCCCatcaggcacagggagcccctGTGCTCCGGCACTGATGGgccacagtgtccccaccccacccagagcacagggacaaCGCTCTGGGATGGCCCCACACCTGGAGAAAAGCAGGTGTGGAGTGGGGCCCCACCATATCCTGGGAAGCATTTGGGTGGTGAGGCTCTCCAGGATGAATCTCCTTGGCCTCGATTCCCTAGGGATCCCCCCACTGGCAGCGGGAGGCTCTGGAATGGGTACGTACCATCTTGAAGTCCCGGTGGAGCTTGGTGTACTGCCACATGTTTCCCAGGAGGCTGGCGGCGGCCCGGGAGGACTTCTCGTTGTCCGAGCTGGGAAAGGGACAGGATGCCATGATGTTTTGGGGACCACTGAGCATGGGACAGCTCAAGGACACCACCCCAGAGGGgtctggagggatttggggcttgGTGAGAgtggggagaggcaggagatgAATGGCTGGATCCCACAATAACAGGAATAGGGAGAGGTTTTCTGATGGGAAAAGGCAGCTAAGGCGATGATGGGGTGTCCTTAGGGGGTGACAAAGGGCTGGCAGGTGGCCACGAGGCCACTCTGAGCTAGGGTGGGGACTCCCAACACCAAGGCTTGGGAAAGGAAACTTGTGACCCTCTTCcactgtgctggagcagggagggagaggagagcaggacaggagGCCGGGTGTGAGCTGGGACACACAGCTCCCACCTGTCCCGTCGCTTCTTGATGAAGAAGAGCTTCCTGAGGCCGTCGAAGTAGACGATGTCGCGGGCGGCCATGGGGCTCTCCACCACCAGGTTGTTGAGCACGGCGATGATGTTCACGATGACATCAGCGGGCGGGGCCTTGTCCCCAACACTCCCCGGCAGCTTCTCGATCAGGTGGCTGACCACCTTGGTGGCTGTGGGCAAAGGGAACATCAGGGCTGGTGGCCAGAGCTGGAGGGACAGAGCGACGTCTGGAAACAGGGGACGGAACAGcctgcaggctcagctgcaTGGGGGGATGCAGCAGGCAGGATGGAGTTGGGATGTGGCTGGAGATAACGGGAGGCAAAGGAAAAGGTTGGGAAGCACCGCCCAGCCCTGGCTGACCCCTGGCACTCACACATCTCGTCCTTGTTGCGGGCGTGGCGGGACAGGTTGCGGATGAGGCCGGTGAGGGAGCGCAGCTGGTGGTGGTCGGCGGTGCGGACGCGGTCCAGCACGGGATTCAGGATGCGCTCCTGCTCCAGCGCCAGCCGGCTCAGCACCCCCGCCCACTGCAAGGCAAACATCCCCTTGGAGACCCCACCagccccctgctcctcctcctcccactcACTGGGAGCAGGTTGGggtgagccctgcccaggtgccccccTCCCACAGGGCTGTGGTGGGCAGGCCATGGTGGGCAGGCTGTGGGATGCCGGTGTCCCCAGGCTCACCCTGCGGTCCCCAGCCGTGATGTTCTGCAGGGCACCCGAGGCCGCCTCTGTCGTGTGCTTGTTGAGCTCGCAGCGCTGCAGCAGCCGGTTGTAGATGCCCACGATCTGCGGGTTCCAGAGCCACTCCATGCCCTTGGGGTCCTTGGAGACCTCCGTGAAGGTGACGATGTCCGCGTTCAGGTAGTGCTGAGGGACAGGGGCATTGTTAGACTCCAGGGATGTCCCTTCCTCATGTCTCTCACTGCCAGTGTTGCCTTTTCCAAACCTGCCTGGCCTGaactgctgggcagggagctggcaggtcACCCTGGCTACACCATGCCCCATAGTATGGAAAAGCAGGGGTTCAGCACCTGATTCACCCCAAACACCTGATTCACCCTCTGCTGAGCTCACCCATGTGTCCCACCCACCAGCTAAGGCTGGCGTCCACCTCCGCCCTGGCATCACCTCTGCTGCCAGCgcttcccagtgccagccccaccCCGGTGACAGGGCCAGGATGTGCCCCCACTGACCTCCCGGGCTTTCTTGCTCTGGGGGCTGAAGCAGCCCACCAGCTCCCCTGTCACCGTGCCGCCGGCATTCCTGCGATGGCCCTCGAGGCGCTGCAGCGAGGACGGGGGCATCTCGTCGTACAAGCGGTAGGAGAGGTTGCGCAGGACACAGACAGCATTCTCCACGctctggggggcacaggggacacgaGGGTGTCATCCCTGGGCCACCTGCAGGGTGTGTTCCGCTGGCACAGGGGCTCTACAGCAGAGTCATGAGGCTGGGTGTGCCCAGCGAGCCCAGCTGGTGGACTCCAGGAACTGGGctggctctcccagcagcacaccAAGATGTGCCTTTGCACAATGGGGTGGGGAGCAGCACCTCAGCTCCTCTAGCACCACTTTGGGGTCTCACCTTGTCCTCCGACTTCCCCACCTCCAGGGAGCTGTTCACATAGTGGATCATGGAGTCCACCAGCCCGTGACACTCACGCATCTTCTGCCGGGTCTgctggctggcagagctcaggtTCCTGCATGGGAACAGGGTTTTGTCATGGAGAGAAGGGGATCCCCCACAGCCACCCCTTCCTGAGCCCAAAAACAAACCCTGCAGACAGTGCTCCtgtctctccctccctccaaaaCTTCACTCCCAgtgggaggagctggaggagataCCTGAGGAAGCCTGTGGAGTTATAAAAAATCTCTGCCTCTGAGGGGTTCTGCTGGATGACACCCGAggcccccagcccagagagAGGGACCAGGACCAGGTCTGTGAGCTGCTCCAGTGTATCTCGGGCCAGGCGATCCTTCAGGTTGTCACTGGAGGACAGATTCCACAGGATCCCTGCACAGAGGGGGACCCTCAGTACTGGAACGGCTGGAGAGCACATCCACCCCAACTCCCCTCCCCACGGGGGTGGTGACAACCAAGCAAAGAGatcatccctgtggagctgcacTCACAGAGGAACAGAAGCCACTCCTGGGGGAGGAGGACCCTTGCCCACCCCACCATTGTCCCCAACCTGTGACGTTCTTGCGGAGCTCGTCGTCGGGCTCCCGCAGGGTGCGCATCAGCTCGTAGATGCCGTTCTCCTCCACCAGCGCCAGCTTGTTCTCGGCGTTGTCGTAGATGAGGTTGCGCATGGCGCCGGTGGCGTGGCGCTGCACCTCCTGGTTCGGGCTGTTGAACAGCTTCACCAGCTTGGGCATGGCCTGCAGGCTGCGGGCCTGGGGGACAGCCCGGGGGATCAGACATGCTGCGTTCCCAGggctccctccagcccctgcacctGCCTGCGGtgtcagaggggctgggaaaccccctgttcctgctgggaaaCCCCCTGCTCCCGCTGGGAAACCCCCTGCTTCCACCCTTCCAGGGCCTCACCTGCTTCTTGGCGCTGCTGTCGCTGTAGCACTTGTGCTGCAGGTAGGCAGcgcccagcacctgcaggttGGGGTCACTGGCGATCAGGTACTTCACTGCTGAGGGCAGGTCGATGTCGTCAAACCTGgaaccacagccaggtgagTCCCAGCAGAGCATCCCAAAGGATCCTCCACCTCTGCACCCCACTGTGTCCCCCATGTCCATAGAGCCCAACCAACCCATCTATCCCCTTCCCACTGTGTTCTGGGCACGGGACTCCGTTCCCAGCGGGAAGAGCATCATCCTCCTGCCATGTCTCAGGATGTGTCCATGGAGGAGCCAGGATCAGGGGCAGGACACACTTGGAGGTCAGCCTTTGCGGTGGTCCAAGCTGCGCCCACCATCCCACCCCTCTTCCCAACATCCCTTGTGCCCAGTGGGAGTTGGAAGGGTTCGCCCTCCTCCAGCAGGGTGGGACACACTCCTGCCGTGGGGACAATGACCAGGACACCCCGAAGCATCCCCCAGCCCT
Protein-coding regions in this window:
- the SIGIRR gene encoding single Ig IL-1-related receptor gives rise to the protein MADLCSVSPEILVPAANETLELVLGSQVELNCTVRWAGTEHCQPIPTWSKDGQWLGRGSSQDTVWSGQNSSEQLLASVLQLNLTQDADFGVFACWISNATATFTLRQAEAVGHVPAVLAALLVLLLLVLLAVLYVQCRLNALLWYRDRYGELEINDGKLYDAYVSHANAPDDRKFIHFIVKPQLENRHGYKLFLDEQNILPNSEPSADLIMNVSRCRRLIVVLSVAYLEQEWCNSSFREGLWRLLELSRNPIFIVFESQYREITHPAITLLKQHRSAVTLLVWRAGSMTPSSDFWKELCLALPRKVSFPAGRSVGDPQTQLQEDKDPMLILHSSYLDGAGDLDPDGDLGTGLRGRIFGSPPPPRLGGPGIPRAPASSGMEEAQLRDGQRSEIDVSDLGSRNYGARTDFYCLVTEDDI
- the PKP3 gene encoding plakophilin-3 — protein: MQETNAAFLLSALQPEAGVCSLALPSDRQLDERGREAAEAQRLRSARVQEQVRIRMMLRGQAPARPEDLADGTRGGQYSSTLRSSFSSRSQSNGVDAKTSLYQPLAKKDFGTLRGSGWSSRSAVDLTPHKRMATISNGGLPKGRAYVPGYAASQAATSPRPSSFHERNFHCRQNLDTLSLRSLRLADGPVPLADDRYSVLSEQLDAPGHRQLYKSQAGGGFGRSFAFERQLSGGTAGKATCDWLDGAEGPPSRAIRAPAMRTLQRFQSNNRSRLSAGSFGTMPTGGGGAFLGLGEHSSRAPSVRSLAESGHHLGEPRAMEMYNGHSTLLGHHAGGFDDIDLPSAVKYLIASDPNLQVLGAAYLQHKCYSDSSAKKQARSLQAMPKLVKLFNSPNQEVQRHATGAMRNLIYDNAENKLALVEENGIYELMRTLREPDDELRKNVTGILWNLSSSDNLKDRLARDTLEQLTDLVLVPLSGLGASGVIQQNPSEAEIFYNSTGFLRNLSSASQQTRQKMRECHGLVDSMIHYVNSSLEVGKSEDKSVENAVCVLRNLSYRLYDEMPPSSLQRLEGHRRNAGGTVTGELVGCFSPQSKKAREHYLNADIVTFTEVSKDPKGMEWLWNPQIVGIYNRLLQRCELNKHTTEAASGALQNITAGDRRWAGVLSRLALEQERILNPVLDRVRTADHHQLRSLTGLIRNLSRHARNKDEMSTKVVSHLIEKLPGSVGDKAPPADVIVNIIAVLNNLVVESPMAARDIVYFDGLRKLFFIKKRRDSSDNEKSSRAAASLLGNMWQYTKLHRDFKMKGYRKEDFLSL